A single window of Lutzomyia longipalpis isolate SR_M1_2022 chromosome 1, ASM2433408v1 DNA harbors:
- the LOC129797607 gene encoding uncharacterized protein LOC129797607 — translation MPDSNHYNKDEINPPDFLNQDFFENVLRESENDKALKITQLKLVPGTKPGDHFASIMFKAIISYTSKGKTIEDRALVIKTMPVEEGIKKDMLKDMPIFDREIDMYTKVLPEMMRVMESIGDKEVLAPRLIYHSTDPPTLIFEDITKLGYEMHNGFFDFTNTVLIIKKLAKFHAVSFYMNDNKYNHIDIAKYKTITGEEMLEKMKVFFDGFDYLKEEVENWPGYEVVAEKLAIQNATFMEKIRKVYQPNPESSINVLCHGDFHVRNMMFIKNGQDIKETMFLDYQVSFWGSPAVDLIYVLYAVGNAECRKRREELLSIYHGALTEYLNNLGCLKKPPSLLELNIEMLKKGAMEMLWSICFLPFFHMDFTKVDIEDFVNPTPEVMGRMRKMMYTDENMVKILKVVLPELLYKGILA, via the exons ATGCCAGATTCAAATCATTACAATAAGGATGAAATTAATCCGCCCGATTTCCTGAACcaggatttttttgaaaatgtgcTTAGAGAGTCAGAAAATGATAAAGCTCTTAAA ATAACACAACTCAAGTTGGTTCCTGGAACAAAACCTGGAGATCATTTTGCCAGTATTATGTTCAAAGCAATTATCTCTTACACCTCGAAAGGTAAAACAATTGAAGATCGAGCACTTGTAATTAAAACAATGCCCGTAGAGGAGGGCATAAAAAAGGACATGTTGAAGGATATGCCCATTTTTGATCGAGAAATTGATATGTACACGAAAGTTCTACCCGAAATGATGCGAGTAATGGAGTCAATTGGTGATAAGGAAGTACTTGCACCGag ATTAATTTATCACAGCACTGACCCACCAACACTTATCTTTGAAGACATTACAAAACTCGGTTATGAAATGCACAACGGTTTTTTTGATTTTACCAACACCGtattaattattaagaaattgGCTAAATTTCATGCGGTCTCTTTTTACATGAATGATAAT aaatacAATCACATTGATATAGCAAAGTATAAGACAATTACTGGAGAAGAAATGTTGGAGaagatgaaagttttttttgacgGATTTGATTACCTCAAAGAAGAGGTAGAAAATTGGCCGGGCTATGAAGTAGTTGCGGAAAAGCTTGCAATTCAGAATGCCACATTCAtggagaaaataagaaaagtttaCCAACCGAATCCTGAATCCTCTATCAATGTGCTCTGCCACGGAGATTTTCATGTCAGGAACATGATGTTCATTAAAAATGGACAAGATATCAAGGAAACAATGTTCTTAGACTATCAAGTTTCATTTTGGGGATCACCAGCCGTGGATTTAATTTACGTACTTTATGCAGTTGGAAATGCTGAATGTCGAAAACGACGTGAAGAATTGCTTTCGATTTACCATGGAGCACTCACAGAATATCTAAATAATTTAGGATGTCTAAAGAAACCTCCGTCCTTGCTGGAGCTTAATATTGAAATGCTGAAGAAAGGTGCAATGGAAATGTTATGGAGTATATGTTTCCTACCATTCTTCCACATGGACTTTACCAAAGTTGACATTGAAGATTTTGTAAATCCAACCCCGGAAGTTATGGGACGTATGAGAAAAATGATGTACACCGATGAAAATATGGTTAAGATCTTAAAAGTTGTACTTCCAGAACTTTTATACAAAGGAATTTTAGCTtga
- the LOC129797500 gene encoding glycogen [starch] synthase yields the protein MMRRFSRVESAGDLLGYLDRGHSANRENRWTFEIAWEAANKVGGIYTVIRSKAYVSTEELGDQYCLIGPYKEACARTEVEEYEFPRGNPYEAAVNAVRSMGFKVHTGRWLVDGAPQIILFEVGSAAWRMDEFKGELWNATAIGVPHLDIECNDAIILGYMVATFMREFKDSVEIYSKENDLGPARIVTHFHEWQAGVGLIALRTRKVDVATVFTTHATLLGRYLCAGNTDFYNNLDKFSVDEEAGKRQIYHRYCLERAATHLSHIFTTVSEITGYEAEHLLKRKPDIITPNGLNVKKFSAIHEFQNLHAMAKDKIHDFVRGHFYGHFDFNLDKTLYFFIAGRYEFSNKGADIFVEALARLNHYLKNQLPDVTVVAFLIFPAKTNNFNVESLRGHAVTKSLRDTLQTIQQQIGKRMYETCLAGRLPESTDMLTKEDMVKIKRCLYALQRDGLPPITTHNVVDDWNDAVLNSIRRCNLFNTTAERVKVVFHPEFLNSTNPLFGLDYEDFVRGCHLGVFPSYYEPWGYTPAECTVMGIPSVTTNLSGFGCFMQEHIADPKSYGIYIVDRRFISLEGSVQQLASYMLDFCKLNRRQRIIQRNRTERLSELLDWRNLGIYYRQARVKALQTLYPDYVDEGPEYLEHRANFNYPRPLSAPPSPSSSRRSTPAPSTHGSGDEDEDSVDEELELQELGISKNDD from the exons ATGATGCGCCGATTTTCACGAGTGGAGTCAGCTGGGGATCTGCTAGGCTACCTCGATCGAGGTCATTCAGCTAATCGAGAAAACCGATGGACCTTTGAAATTGCATGGGAGGCTGCTAATAAAGTGGGTGGTATCTATACTGTAATTCGTTCCAAGGCATACGTATCTACGGAGGAGCTAGGCGATCAGTATTGCCTTATTGGGCCATACAAGGAAGCATGTGCCAGAACTGAAGTTGAAGAGTACGAATTTCCTCGTGGCAATCCATACGAGGCAGCTGTAAATGCTGTACGGTCCATGGGATTTAAAGTTCACACGGGTCGGTGGCTTGTTGATGGAGCTCCGCAGATTATTCTGTTTGAGGTGGGAAGCGCCGCATGGCGAATGGATGAATTTAAGGGTGAATTGTGGAATGCTACTGCCATTGGGGTACCTCATTTGGACATCGAATGCAATGATGCCATAATCCTAGGGTACATGGTAGCTACGTTTATGCGCGAATTTAAGGATAGTGTGGAGATATATTCCAAGGAAAACGATTTGGGTCCAGCTAGAATTGTTACTCATTTCCACGAATGGCAAGCAGGAGTAGGTCTTATTGCCCTGAGGACACGAAAAGTTGATGTTGCAACGGTATTTACTACTCACGCTACTCTACTTGGTCGCTATCTGTGTGCAGGTAACACAGATTTCTACAACAATCTCGATAAATTTTCTGTGGATGAGGAAGCGGGGAAGAGACAGATTTATCACAGATACTGTCTTGAGCGTGCTGCTACTCATCTTAGCCATATCTTTACGACTGTCTCTGAGATCACCGGCTACGAAGCGGAGCATCTGCTGAAACGTAAGCCAGATATCATAACTCCCAATGGGCttaatgtgaagaaattctctGCCATCCATGAGTTCCAGAACCTACATGCCATGGCCAAGGATAAGATTCATGATTTTGTAAGAGGTCATTTTTATGGGCATTTCGACTTTAATCTCGATAAAACCCTGTACTTCTTCATTGCGGGACGATATGAGTTCTCAAATAAGGGCGCAGATATCTTTGTTGAAGCTCTTGCGCGACTTAATCACTACCTTAAAAATCAATTGCCCGATGTAACAGTTGTGGCCTTCCTTATTTTTCCTGCGAAGACCAACAATTTCAATGTAGAGAGTCTCCGAGGGCATGCTGTAACAAAATCCCTCAGAGATACTCTCCAAACTATTCAGCAGCAGATCGGAAAGAGGATGTACGAAACTTGTTTAGC GGGACGCTTACCGGAATCAACAGACATGCTTACAAAGGAAGACATGGTTAAAATCAAACGCTGTTTGTATGCTCTTCAACGAGATG GACTACCTCCTATAACTACTCATAACGTCGTTGATGATTGGAATGATGCCGTTCTTAATTCAATTAGACGTTGCAATCTCTTCAATACAACGGCAGAGCGAGTGAAg gttGTTTTTCATCCGGAATTTCTCAATTCAACAAACCCTCTATTTGGTTTGGACTACGAGGACTTTGTGCGCGGTTGCCATTTAGGAGTATTCCCTTCATATTATGAACCTTGGGGATACACACCAGCTGAATGCACAGTGATGGGCATCCCAAGTGTGACCACAAATCTCTCCGGTTTCGGATGTTTCATGCAGGAACACATCGCCGATCCGAAATCCTATGGTATCTACATTGTAGATCGACGGTTCATTAGTCTAGAGGGCAGTGTGCAACAGCTTGCCAGCTACATGCTAGACTTCTGCAAACTGAACCGTCGACAGAGGATTATTCAGCGGAATCGTACCGAGCGACTAAGTGAACTGCTAGATTGGAGAAATTTAGGCATTTACTATCGCCAAGCGAGAGTCAAAGCGCTCCAAACACTCTATCCGGATTACGTTGATGAAGGACCTGAGTATCTTGAACACCGTGCCAACTTCAACTACCCTAGACCACTTAGTGCTCCACCCAGCCCCAGTTCTTCACGACGATCCACTCCTGCACCCTCAACGCATGGCTCCGGGGATGAAGATGAAGATTCAGTGGATGAGGAATTGGAATTGCAGGAATTGGGTATCAGTAAGAATGATGATTAG